The DNA window GTCTCCGCCATGGTGACGCCTTCCTGGCCGTCTTCGGCCATGACGACCTCATAGCCGCGTCGGGTCAGGCGCCGCGAGAGCATGTCGCGGTTCATCGGGTTGTCTTCTACGAGCAGAATCTTAGCCATTGGCTACTTCACTCCTCTTCCGGCGCGCGGTGATCGGCAGGCGCTCATGCACGAATGCCCGCAGCGTCTGGTAGAGCTCCTCGGAATCGAACGCACCCTTTTGCATGATGCGTTGGACGTTGGCTTCCAGGAACAGGCGTTCGTCCTTGGTCAGATCCTTGGCCGTCGTCACGATGATCGGGATCGTACGCCACAGGTCGTGGTCGCGCAGATCGTCGACCAGCTCGAAGCCGCTCATGTTGGGTAGCATCAGATCGAGCAGGATCACCGAGGGGCGTTCCTTGTGGATGAATTCGAGCGCCTCGGCGCCGTCCCTGGCCTGCGCCAGGGGCCAGCCGGCCTTCTCGACGGTGCGCATCACCATGTTGCGGGTCGCTTCGTCGTCCTCGACCACCAGCACCGGGCCGGAGGGGAAGCCCTCGTGGAAGCGCTTGATGAGAATGCTGAGCTTTTCCTGGTCCACCGGCTTGACCAGAAAGTCCGTTGCGCCCAGCGAGAAGCCCTTGCTGCGGTCGTCCACCATGCTGATCATCACGACCGGCGTGTTGCAGAGGTCTTCGCTTGAGCGGATCTTGGTAAGCACCGACCAGCCGTCCTCTTCGGGCATCATGACGTCGAGGGTGATGACGTCAGGGCGCAGCTCGTGTGCGAGGCGGATGCCGTCCTTGCCGTTGTCCGCCATGACGCAGCGATAGCTCTCGCGGGTGAGCGTGCGCTTCATCAGCTCGCGTACGGTCGAATCATCATCGATGACCAGGATGAGCGGCAGGCTCTCGTCGTCGGCCTCTGCCGCTTTTTCCGCGGGCTTGGCAGCCGGGGCCGGGGCGTCGCCCTGCTGGGCCTTGGCTTCGCTCTTCTGCGCCTGCTGGCTGCGCTTCTCGGCGGCCTGGCGCGCGGCCTCGGCGGGGTCGGTCTTGGGATCGATCACGACGGCCGGCAGCTTGATGTAGAACGTGGTGCCCACGCCCTCTTCACTGGTGACGTTGATGTCGCCGCCCATCATTTCGGTGAAGTGCTTGGTGATGGTCATTCCCAGACCCGTGCCGCCGTACTTCTTCGTCGTGGAGGCGTCGGCCTGGGTGAAGGCCTCGAAGAGCTTGGCGAGCTGGTCGGGCGTCATGCCGATGCCACTGTCGCCCACGCTGTATTCGATCCATTCCTTGCCGTGGTCTTCCAGGCGGCGCGCGCCCAGCGTGATGGTGCCGTTTTCGGTGAACTTGCTGGCATTGCTCAGCAGGTTCATCAGGATCTGGCGGATCTTCACCACGTCGGCATGCATCTCGCCCACGCCGGGGTCGATCTCTAGTTGCAGCGCGTTGTTGTTCTTCTCGATGAGCGGCATGATCGTGGTGTGGACCTCGTTGAGGGTTGCCGCCACGTCGAAGTCTTCGAGGTAGAAATCCATCTTGCCGGCTTCGATCTTGGAGAGATCGAGCACGCTGTTGATCAGACCGAGCAGGTGCTTGCCCGCGGAATTGATCTTGCCGAGGTCGGAGACGAACATGTCTTCGCCCATGTCCTCGGCATCTTCCTGCAGCATTTCCGAATAACCGATGATCGCATTGAGGGGCGTGCGCAGCTCGTGGCTCATGTTCGCCAGGAAGGTGCTCTTGGCCTGGTTGGCGGCCTCGGCATCGTCACGGGCCTGATTGAGCTCCTCGTCGCGCTGTTCGATGCTGGTAACCATCTCGTTGAAACGATCGGTCAGTGTGCCGATCTCGCCGCCAGTCGTGCGCTCAGCACGCAGGCTGTAATCTGCGGCTTCCGAGATCCGCTGCACGGTATCCACCAGCTCGTGGATCGGGCCCGTGATGGACTTCTGAAGCACGATGGAGAGCGCGAAGGCCACGCCCGTTGCGATCAGGAGCACGATGACGGTCAGGATGACGAACTGCTTGGCGCGCTCGACAAGCGCCGCGAGATCCGACTGCACGTAGATCGTGCCGATCTTCTTGCCGTCGAGAATGATCTCCCGATAGACGACCAGCGTATCGTCGCGGAACTCGTGGCCCGTGCCGCGCCGCTTGGGCGCGCCCTCGGGCTCGAGAATGTTCTGCCGAACGTATTTTGCGAAAACCTCGCCATCGGTGTCGAAGAGATAGGCCAGCATCACCGAGTTCTTCGCCTTCAGGGCGGAGAGAATCTCGGTGGCGGTCTGGGTATCGTTGAAGGAAATGGCGGCAGTGCTGTTTTCGGCCAGAATCTGCGCAACCAGGGAGAGCTCCTTGGTGATGCTCTGGCGCTGGCTGTAGTAGTCGTATCCAACAAAGGCCAGACAGGCCAGGAACAGCGACAGGGCGCTGGTCAACATGTAGGACCGCGTCAGCCGCGTTTTAATTGATGCATCCTGCGACCCGAGCATTCGCGCGTCTCCCTTGCTCCACTCGCGCGCTGGACCCGCGACTGCGGGGCCAGTGCCTACTGACCGACGATCGTCGCCACGCGGAGCAGTTTCGAGCTGATCTTGAACCCGGCATCCTGCGCAGTCTTCTGATTGATGGTCAGGCGAACGCCGCGCCCATCGTCGTTGAACTCGACCATGCCACCGCTTGTGGCAAAGCCTTCGATTTCACTGACGGTCAGCACGGCGGAATCGCCGAAGCTGCCCATGATCTCGCTGACCCGGGCCTTTGCCGAGGATTCGATGTAGATCATGTGGCACGCAGGTGCCTGCGCCAGGGATTCGAG is part of the Chrysiogenia bacterium genome and encodes:
- a CDS encoding response regulator, with amino-acid sequence MLGSQDASIKTRLTRSYMLTSALSLFLACLAFVGYDYYSQRQSITKELSLVAQILAENSTAAISFNDTQTATEILSALKAKNSVMLAYLFDTDGEVFAKYVRQNILEPEGAPKRRGTGHEFRDDTLVVYREIILDGKKIGTIYVQSDLAALVERAKQFVILTVIVLLIATGVAFALSIVLQKSITGPIHELVDTVQRISEAADYSLRAERTTGGEIGTLTDRFNEMVTSIEQRDEELNQARDDAEAANQAKSTFLANMSHELRTPLNAIIGYSEMLQEDAEDMGEDMFVSDLGKINSAGKHLLGLINSVLDLSKIEAGKMDFYLEDFDVAATLNEVHTTIMPLIEKNNNALQLEIDPGVGEMHADVVKIRQILMNLLSNASKFTENGTITLGARRLEDHGKEWIEYSVGDSGIGMTPDQLAKLFEAFTQADASTTKKYGGTGLGMTITKHFTEMMGGDINVTSEEGVGTTFYIKLPAVVIDPKTDPAEAARQAAEKRSQQAQKSEAKAQQGDAPAPAAKPAEKAAEADDESLPLILVIDDDSTVRELMKRTLTRESYRCVMADNGKDGIRLAHELRPDVITLDVMMPEEDGWSVLTKIRSSEDLCNTPVVMISMVDDRSKGFSLGATDFLVKPVDQEKLSILIKRFHEGFPSGPVLVVEDDEATRNMVMRTVEKAGWPLAQARDGAEALEFIHKERPSVILLDLMLPNMSGFELVDDLRDHDLWRTIPIIVTTAKDLTKDERLFLEANVQRIMQKGAFDSEELYQTLRAFVHERLPITARRKRSEVANG
- a CDS encoding YfiR family protein, producing LESLAQAPACHMIYIESSAKARVSEIMGSFGDSAVLTVSEIEGFATSGGMVEFNDDGRGVRLTINQKTAQDAGFKISSKLLRVATIVGQ